A DNA window from Zingiber officinale cultivar Zhangliang chromosome 3A, Zo_v1.1, whole genome shotgun sequence contains the following coding sequences:
- the LOC122054129 gene encoding protein RGF1 INDUCIBLE TRANSCRIPTION FACTOR 1-like produces the protein MAIDHESPFKELNLKNRRITGGGALEDDSRWPRWLRPLLATRFFVPCNLHSYSPHKRECNMYCLDCAHAALCSLCLAHHRDHRTIQIRRSSYHDVIRVSEIQKVLDIAGVQTYIINSARVVFLNERPQPRPSKGVASTCEICDRSLLDSFRFCSLGCKIADPGRKKSIAASSSATSSSDRGSEKSHVTQSFPAVFTPSSAASAAVSHPRVKRRKGFPHRAPF, from the exons ATGGCGATCGACCACGAATCCCCTTTCAAAGAGCTCAACCTCAAGAACAGACGAATCACG GGCGGCGGAGCGCTGGAGGACGACAGCCGGTGGCCTCGGTGGTTGCGGCCGCTGCTGGCGACGCGTTTCTTCGTCCCGTGCAATCTCCACTCATATTCCCCCCACAAGAGAGAGTGCAACATGTACTGCCTCGACTGCGCCCACGCCGCTCTCTGCTCCCTCTGCCTCGCCCACCACCGCGACCACCGTACGATCCAG ATCCGGCGGTCGTCGTACCACGACGTGATCAGGGTCTCGGAGATACAGAAGGTGCTGGATATCGCCGGCGTGCAAACCTACATCATCAACAGCGCCCGCGTCGTCTTCCTCAACGAGCGTCCGCAGCCGCGCCCGAGCAAGGGAGTCGCCAGCACCTGCGAAATCTGCGACCGGAGCCTGCTCGACTCCTTCCGCTTCTGCTCGCTCGGCTGCAAG ATCGCTGACCCCGGGAGGAAGAAATCAATTGCGGCTTCGTCGTCCGCGACGAGCTCAAGTGATCGAGGgagcgagaagagccacgtgacGCAGAGCTTCCCGGCTGTCTTCACCCCATCGTCGGCGGCGTCTGCCGCCGTCAGCCACCCGCGCGTCAAGAGGAGAAAGGGCTTTCCCCATCGTGCGCCATTTTGA